From Enterococcus wangshanyuanii, the proteins below share one genomic window:
- a CDS encoding MarR family transcriptional regulator, translated as MDNRQQLMSELMDLCNEIIWLNKPELESALNGYTLNEIELIEHIALIPEANVTKLAAASYMTRGAISKLTKKLLTKNIIQRYQNEDNRKEIYFELTKKGQEINAIHQQLHEAFLQRDQDVFAHMTKEEFDTIFRFIGRYRHHLKNITK; from the coding sequence ATGGATAATAGACAACAGTTAATGAGTGAACTGATGGATCTCTGTAATGAAATCATCTGGCTCAATAAACCAGAATTAGAATCAGCTTTAAATGGCTATACCTTAAATGAAATCGAATTGATCGAACATATTGCTCTTATCCCTGAAGCAAATGTCACAAAACTCGCTGCTGCAAGCTACATGACTCGTGGTGCTATTAGTAAATTGACTAAAAAATTGCTCACTAAAAATATCATTCAACGCTATCAGAACGAAGATAATAGAAAAGAAATCTATTTTGAACTAACAAAAAAGGGGCAAGAAATCAACGCGATCCATCAGCAATTGCATGAAGCCTTTTTGCAACGTGATCAAGATGTTTTCGCACATATGACGAAAGAAGAATTTGATACAATTTTCAGGTTTATCGGTCGATACAGACATCATCTAAAAAATATCACTAAGTAA